A stretch of Rhododendron vialii isolate Sample 1 chromosome 4a, ASM3025357v1 DNA encodes these proteins:
- the LOC131324008 gene encoding putative protease Do-like 14: protein MHKDAILDEGVGTGFLLDRDGYILTCAHVLSILQEFKVGDKNVERWLPGQVRTNFRGEDAYVVDVKSIDIGNDVALLKLPPGVIKQSHLPCVLTKVPPDMGEYIFLVGHPASLPFPLRFGHVINPRRSLYDFSPGHLARFPQHDEYMDPDMKFLELDMRSAPGFSGGPLATMEGAKAAYGILSSMITKVLEKMHKRSLADNSGFIEPEKPEADLISSLRNFMLGSIYSSC, encoded by the exons ATGCACAAGGATGCAATACTTGATGAAGGTGTTGGAACTGGCTTTCTCCTCGACCGTGATGGGTATATACTGACATGTGCACATGTCTTGTCGATTTTGCAAGAATTCAAAGTGGGGGATAAAAATGTCGAACGTTGGCTTCCCGGGCAGGTTAGGACAAATTTCAGAGGAGAAGATGCCTATGTTGTCGATGTCAAATCAATTGACATCGGCAACGACGTTGCACTGCTAAAGCTTCCTCCAGGTGTAATAAAGCAATCTCATCTTCCCTGTGTGCTTACAAAAGTACCCCCTGATATGGGTGAATATATCTTCTTGGTTGGACACCCAGCAAGTCTCCCCTTCCCCTTGCGGTTTGGTCATGTCATTAATCCTCGTCGTTCCCTTTATGATTTTAGCCCGGGTCACCTTGCCCGTTTCCCTCAGCATGATGAATATATGGATCCAGACATGAAATTCCTCGAGCTGGATATGAGGTCAGCCCCAGGTTTTTCTGGTGGGCCATTAGCCACAATGGAAG GTGCAAAAGCAGCATATGGGATTCTGTCGTCCATGATTACGAAGGTTCTTGAGAAGATGCATAAGAGGAGCCTTGCTGATAAT TCTGGGTTTATTGAACCAGAAAAACCTGAGGCTGACCTCATATCCAGCTTAAGGAATTTCATGCTTGGATCCATATATTCATCATGTTGA
- the LOC131324259 gene encoding leucine-rich repeat extensin-like protein 6 has translation MKINPHLNTPLWGSLSLLIFFSSLSNQASFSTTPLSNPRLQKAYFALQAWKHAITSDPNGFTSNWYGPNVCNYTGVYCAPAPDDPQVITVAGIDLNHAGISGELPEELGLLTDLALFHINSNFFCGTLPKSFSKLCLLHELDVSNNLFSGTFPYVVLNIPSLKFLDIRFNKFEGEIPSRLFDLRLDALFVNNNDFKSTLPENFGNSPVSVVVLANNQVNGCLPSSIGNMGGTLNEIILLNVGLNGCLPTEIGLLKEATVFDVSDNMFVGTLPESMGGMRSLEQLNVAHNKLTGEIPASICTLPKLENFTYSYNYFCGEPAVCLKLPAKDDRENCIPGRPEQRSPAECKAAYSQPVDCSAFGCSPRSPPPPPPPPPPPPPPPPPPPPPPPPPPSPPPPSPPPQPCQTPPLPPPPPCQTPPLPPPPPYHYL, from the coding sequence ATGAAGATCAACCCACATCTCAACACACCCCTATggggatctctctctctcctaatcttcttctcttctctctctaaccaaGCTTCCTTCTCTACCACACCCCTCTCAAACCCTAGGCTCCAAAAGGCCTACTTTGCCCTCCAAGCATGGAAACATGCCATCACCTCGGACCCTAATGGCTTTACTTCGAATTGGTACGGTCCAAACGTTTGTAACTACACCGGAGTCTACTGCGCCCCCGCCCCGGACGACCCCCAGGTCATCACAGTCGCGGGGATCGACCTCAACCATGCCGGGATCTCTGGTGAGTTACCGGAGGAGCTCGGCCTCCTGACGGACCTCGCTCTCTTCCACATCAATTCCAACTTCTTCTGCGGCACCTTACCCAAGAGTTTTTCAAAACTCTGTTTGCTTCACGAACTTGACGTCAGTAACAACCTCTTTTCCGGGACGTTCCCGTACGTTGTACTCAACATCCCGTCCCTTAAATTTCTCGATATCCGTTTCAACAAGTTCGAAGGGGAAATCCCATCGAGACTTTTTGACTTGAGACTCGATGCGTTGTTCGTGAACAACAACGACTTCAAGTCAACGTTACCGGAGAACTTCGGTAACTCCCCGGTGTCTGTGGTTGTTCTGGCGAACAACCAAGTCAATGGGTGCTTGCCATCGAGCATAGGGAACATGGGGGGAACCCTGAACGAGATCATTCTCTTGAATGTGGGGTTGAACGGTTGTTTGCCGACGGAGATAGGGTTGCTGAAGGAAGCGACGGTGTTCGACGTGAGCGATAATATGTTTGTGGGGACGTTGCCGGAGTCGATGGGAGGGATgaggagcttggagcagctgaaTGTGGCGCATAATAAACTTACCGGCGAGATTCCGGCGAGCATATGTACTTTGCCCAAGTTGGAGAACTTCACCTACTCTTACAATTACTTTTGCGGTGAACCGGCTGTTTGTCTTAAGCTGCCGGCGAAAGATGACCGGGAAAATTGCATTCCCGGAAGGCCGGAACAGCGGTCCCCGGCCGAGTGCAAGGCTGCTTACTCTCAGCCGGTGGATTGCAGTGCTTTTGGGTGTTCGCCTAGAagccctcctcctcctcctccgcctccgcctccgcccccgccccctccccctccccctccccctcccccgcccccgcccccaTCACCTCCTCCGCCATCTCCGCCGCCACAACCATGCCAAACTCCTCCtttgccgccgccgccaccatgCCAAACCCCTCCtttgccgccgccgccaccttATCACTACCTATGA
- the LOC131324263 gene encoding small ribosomal subunit protein eS1, which yields MAVGKNKRISKGKKGGKKKAADPFAKKDWYDIKAPSLFTVKNVGKTLVTRTQGTKIASEGLKHRVFEVSLADLQGDEDHAYRKIRLRAEDVQGKNVLTNFWGMDFTTDKLRSLVRKWQTLIEAHVDVKTTDSYTLRMFCIGFTKKRTNQQKRTCYAQSSQIKQIRRKMREIMVNQAQTCDLKELVLKFIPESIGREIEKATSSIYPLQNVFIRKVKILKAPKFDLGKLMEVHGDYSTEDVGVKMERPAEEPVEAATEVVGA from the exons ATGGCCGTcgg GAAGAACAAGAGGATTTCCAAGGGTAAGAAGGGTGGAAAGAAGAAAGC TGCCGATCCGTTCGCGAAGAAGGATTGGTACGATATCAAGGCTCCGTCTCTCTTCACTGTCAAAAATGTCGGGAAAACCCTAGTCACGAGAACTCAGGGTACTAAG ATTGCGTCAGAAGGACTCAAACATCGTGTTTTTGAGGTCTCCTTGGCCGACCTTCAGGGTGATGAGGACCATGCCTACAGGAAGATCAGACTTAGGGCTGAGGATGTTCAAGGGAAGAATGTTCTTACCAATTTTTGG GGAATGGATTTTACAACAGACAAGCTTAGGTCTCTGGTACGCAAGTGGCAAACATTGATTGAGGCCCATGTGGATGTGAAAACGACTGACAGCTACACTTTAAGGATGTTCTGCATTGGATTTACTAAGAAGCGGACAAACCAGCAGAAGAGAACCTGTTATGCACAATCGAGCCAGATAAAACAG ATTCGCCGTAAGATGAGAGAGATCATGGTAAACCAGGCACAAACTTGTGACCTAAAGGAGTTGGTCCTGAAGTTCATTCCTGAATCAATTGGCAGGGAGATTGAGAAGGCAACTTCAAGCATCTACCCACTGCAGAATGTGTTCATTCGCAAAGTCAAGATCTTGAAAGCTCCCAAGTTTGATCTTGGAAAGTTGATGGAG GTCCATGGTGACTATTCCACAGAGGATGTTGGAGTGAAAATGGAAAGGCCTGCTGAGGAGCCCGTTGAGGCAGCCACCGAGGTTGTCGGAGCCTAA
- the LOC131324260 gene encoding protein NETWORKED 1A-like, whose protein sequence is MATVLQSDSRRLYSWWWDSHISPKNSKWLQENLTDMDTKVKAMIKLIEEDADSFARRAEMYYKKRPELMKLVEEFYRAYRALAERYDHATGELRHAHRAMAQAFPNQVPLVLPDDSPLGYSEDEREPHTPEMPHPLRSLLDSDDLDKAVGLIAKNGAFSGESNTVIGKKGLKQLHEIFGGGLEKEEKGKSSNDGIQKLKKALDDMHSEKEAVLLQYKQSVEKLSNLEGELNCAQMTSRGLCEEASKAAVEVQSLKEALVKLEAERDTGFAKHKEFLERISNLESVVSQAQKDALGLNERAVRAETEAKCLEKELSRSETAKDAGLLQYKQCLEKISDLERKLSLALEEARLLYERAERAETEVRELKKALSEINEETKAAASRYEDCLEKILKLESELSSAQEEIRCLNNVVLMETSKLKSAEEKCVLIETSNQSLRLEADNLAKKIAMKDEELSKKHEVLDKLQACVDNEHLRFVQVEATLQTLQNLHSQSQEEQKALALELKNVLQMLKDLEITKNGLEDENRVLNELNSSSAVSMDNLQGEILRLGEMKERLEEELRLQMGQTSSLQQEIYNLKEEIQLLNIRYEDLMEQVESVGLNPESIGSSVKDLQNENSKLRQVREDDRDEKEALLKKLDGMKELLDKNSIWECSVTNLNGELNGTREKVKELDESCQLLNGEKSALVAEKAALLSHLQIIMDNMQKLVEKNTLLENSLSGANVELEGLRAKSKGLEELCNLLNDDKSNLLKERGTLVFQLENVERRLENLERRMAEMERKYVGLEKEKESTLSQVEELKLSLGVEKQERVSFALASGARLTCLENYVQLLQEETRWRRKEFEEEVDKAVNAQFEIFILQKFIEDMEQKNYSLKIECQKHIEASKFAETLISELESENLEQQVEAELLLDEIEKVRMGICKMFKALGVGLDVLPDDRIANEHIFVNHAIDNIKDMKCAILDHEDNKQQLLVENSVLLTLIGQLRLEGVEIASQKKTLEQELEIIIAQLVMVENEKHKLIEMKRQLKSDNAQLVEENRCLLKDLSELEEENFLLEEENDSIILEALERNILSTVFKSFGSEKAAELKLLCGVNGDLEKEISLLSEELEMRETENLLLKESGEKLENELHEFREVYSQLTEEISTGNNFLCQKETELLEAIPKLKATEELNSELCKTVDALKRQHENLEMHIVKLSEENMRQNKDIECLLEVNGYLESELGISRAELEDHRIQEENLSSELQEISNEFEIWESEAATFYFDIQVSSVREILFENKVHELTGVCESLENESASKTVEIEKMKERVGFMETEIGELKTQLFAYAPAIESLRDNIASLEGNILSPPDLDLSENLETKDVSLAVHLHEEICQELMEAHKSMIPNGIPELQKLQTRIKAFEKVLTKEMKGLSTQKTPNTSFELESSAKEIEELSSDHSFGSAKYKQREEMDFGNELNGKLKLLKTRPEVSEVTSRILMKDIPLDHGSNGSIFGLSRRSRRRTDDQMLELWETAEAKTLKSSHKKKKSVGHQFDDVEQKREHHPSSELEMDKELGVDKLAVPPSFNEPNQVRNKRKLLERLDSDAQKLNTLQITVDELRRKLETSKKKKKKAKSVDFETVKEQLEEVEEMIVQLAEVNSQLTRKIEVGPLQMDGKALSPEMEAAGNFQRKRVSEQARKGSEKIGRLQLEVQKIQYVLLKLDDEKKSKGKLRLARSGTNIILKNFIYNAGKGSPRQKKGSLCGCFKHSSPGDGNSINVFH, encoded by the exons ATGGCAACCGTGCTACAATCCGATTCCAGACGCTTGTATTCTTGGTGGTGGGACAGTCACATTAGCCCAAAGAATTCAAAATGGCTCCAAGAAAATCTTACAG ATATGGACACCAAAGTGAAAGCAATGATCAAGCTCATTGAAGAAGATGCAGATTCCTTTGCAAGAAGGGCAGAAATGTACTACAAGAAACGGCCGGAGCTCATGAAACTGGTTGAGGAGTTCTACCGAGCGTACCGTGCCTTGGCAGAAAGATATGATCATGCTACAGGGGAGCTCCGCCATGCCCACCGAGCCATGGCACAAGCATTTCCAAACCAAGTCCCTCTTGTACTTCCAGATGATTCACCTTTGGGATATTCAGAGGATGAACGTGAGCCGCACACGCCTGAAATGCCACACCCACTTCGCTCATTGCTTGATTCAGACGATTTGGACAAGGCAGTGGGCCTTATTGCAAAGAATGGGGCTTTTTCAGGAGAATCCAACACTGTTATTGGGAAAAAGGGTTTGAAGCAACTGCACGAGATATTTGGGGGAGGActtgaaaaagaagagaaaggaaaaagttCCAATGATGGAATTCAAAAGTTAAAGAAAGCACTTGATGATATGCACTCTGAAAAGGAGGCTGTCCTCCTTCAGTACAAACAGAGTGTGGAGAAGTTGTCGAATTTAGAAGGAGAACTCAATTGTGCACAAATGACTTCACGAGGGCTATGTGAAGAAGCGAGCAAAGCTGCAGTTGAAGTTCAATCACTTAAGGAAGCCCTCGTGAAATTAGAGGCTGAACGAGATACGGGTTTTGCTAAGCACAAGGAGTTTCTAGAAAGGATATCTAATTTGGAGAGTGTGGTTTCACAAGCTCAAAAGGATGCACTAGGACTCAATGAACGAGCAGTTAGAGCCGAAACCGAAGCCAAATGTCTTGAAAAAGAACTTTCTAGATCAGAGACTGCAAAAGACGCCGGTCTTCTCCAGTACAAACAGTGTCTTGAGAAAATATCCGATTTGGAGAGAAAACTCTCACTTGCACTTGAGGAAGCCAGACTGCTTTACGAGAGAGCTGAAAGAGCTGAAACTGAAGTAAGGGAACTGAAAAAGGCTCTTTCTGAAATAAATGAAGAGACAAAGGCTGCAGCTAGTCGGTATGAGGATTGCTTGGAGAAAATATTGAAGTTAGAGAGTGAACTCTCTTCTGCCCAAGAGGAAATTAGATGCCTTAATAATGTGGTTCTAATGGAGACGTCAAAACTCAAGAGTGCCGAAGAAAAATGTGTTCTTATCGAGACATCAAATCAATCTCTACGGTTAGAAGCGGATAATTTGGCAAAGAAGATTGCGATGAAGGACGAAGAACTTTCCAAGAAGCATGAGGTGTTGGATAAACTTCAGGCTTGTGTAGATAATGAGCACTTGCGTTTCGTTCAAGTGGAAGCCACTCTCCAAACACTGCAGAATTTGCACTCTCAATCTCAGGAGGAGCAGAAAGCTTTGGCCTTGGAGCTTAAAAATGTGCTTCAGATGTTGAAAGATTTGGAAATAACAAAGAATGGTCTGGAGGACGAAAATAGGGTCTTGAATGAACTGAATTCTTCTTCCGCCGTTTCAATGGATAATTTACAGGGTGAGATCCTCAGACTGGGGGAGATGAAGGAGAGACTTGAGGAAGAACTACGACTACAAATGGGTCAAACTAGTTCCCTCCAACAAGAGATTTACAATCTGAAAGAGGAAATCCAACTGTTGAACATTAGGTATGAGGATTTAATGGAGCAAGTGGAGTCAGTTGGTTTGAACCCAGAGTCCATTGGCTCATCAGTGAAAGATTTGCAAAATGAGAACTCAAAGCTGAGACAGGTTAGGGAGGACGACAGAGACGAGAAAGAAGCTCTTCTAAAGAAGTTGGATGGCATGAAGGAACTTCTAGACAAGAATTCCATTTGGGAGTGTTCAGTGACAAATTTAAATGGCGAGTTGAATGGGACGCGAGAGAAGGTCAAGGAATTGGACGAGTCTTGCCAAttgctcaatggagaaaaatcTGCTCTTGTGGCTGAGAAAGCTGCCCTTTTGTCCCATTTGCAAATTATTATGGACAATATGCAGAAGCTCGTGGAGAAAAACACTCTTCTTGAGAATTCTCTATCTGGAGCAAATGTTGAACTTGAAGGTCTAAGGGCAAAGTCCAAGGGATTAGAAGAGCTATGCAATTTGCTGAATGATGACAAGTCCAATCTTCTCAAGGAAAGGGGAACTCTTGTTTTTCAGCTGGAGAATGTTGAGCGGAGACTTGAAAACCTGGAAAGGAGAATGGCAGAAATGGAACGAAAATATGTCGGCTTGGAAAAGGAGAAGGAATCCACGCTATCTCAAGTGGAGGAACTAAAGCTTTCTCTAGGTGTGGAAAAACAAGAACGGGTGAGTTTTGCTTTGGCGAGTGGTGCCCGACTGACTTGTCTGGAAAACTATGTTCAGCTCTTGCAGGAAGAAACAAGGTGGAGGAGGAAAGAATTCGAAGAAGAAGTTGATAAAGCTGTCAATGCCCAGTTTGAGATCTTCATCTTGCAAAAGTTCATAGAAGatatggaacaaaagaattacTCTTTAAAAATTGAGTGTCAGAAACACATTGAGGCGTCCAAATTTGCAGAAACACTGATTTCAGAGTTGGAGAGTGAAAATCTTGAGCAGCAAGTGGAAGCAGAACTGTTGTTGGATGAAATTGAAAAGGTGAGGATGGGCATATGTAAAATGTTCAAGGCACTTGGAGTTGGTCTAGATGTTCTGCCTGACGATAGGATTGCAAATGAGCATATATTTGTGAACCATGCTATAGACAACATCAAGGATATGAAATGTGCAATCTTGGATCACGAGGACAATAAGCAGCAGTTGTTGGTTGAAAACTCGGTTCTTCTAACTCTGATTGGGCAACTGAGGTTAGAGGGTGTGGAAATTGCTTCACAGAAGAAAACCCTGGAGCAAGAATTGGAAATCATAATTGCGCAGCTTGTGATGGTGGAAAATGAGAAGCACAAACTTATAGAGATGAAGAGGCAGTTGAAATCAGATAACGCTCAATTGGTTGAAGAAAACAGGTGTTTGCTGAAAGATCTCTCAGAACTGGAGGAGGAGAACTTCCTGTTAGAAGAGGAAAACGATTCTATTATCCTCGAGGCACTAGAGCGCAATATCCTATCAACGGTTTTCAAGAGTTTTGGGTCTGAAAAGGCTGCGGAACTAAAACTACTTTGTGGAGTCAATGGTGATCTTGAAAAAGAGATTAGTCTATTGAGTGAGGAGTTGGAAatgagagaaacagaaaacttaCTTCTCAAAGAATCGGGGGAAAAGTTAGAGAATGAGCTTCACGAGTTCAGAGAAGTGTATAGTCAATTGACGGAAGAAATTTCAACTGGAAACAATTTCTTGTGTCAGAAGGAGACGGAGCTTTTAGAAGCAATACCGAAGCTTAAAGCTACAGAGGAACTGAACTCAGAATTGTGCAAAACTGTGGACGCACTGAAGAGGCAGCACGAAAATTTGGAAATGCATATTGTCAAACTATCTGAAGAAAATATGCGTCAGAACAAAGACATTGAGTGCCTTCTTGAGGTCAATGGATACTTGGAGTCTGAACTTGGTATTTCACGTGCAGAATTAGAAGATCACAGAATCCAAGAAGAGAACTTGAGTTCAGAGCTACAAGAGATCAGCAACGAGTTTGAAATCTGGGAGTCCGAGGCTGCAACATTCTATTTTGATATTCAGGTCTCCAGTGTCCGTGAAATTCTGTTTGAGAATAAGGTCCATGAGCTCACAGGAGTGTGTGAATCTCTTGAAAATGAAAGTGCTTCTAAAACAGTAGAGATTGAAAAGATGAAAGAACGAGTTGGCTTCATGGAGACCGAAATTGGAGAGCTTAAGACCCAGTTGTTTGCATATGCTCCAGCCATCGAGTCTTTGAGAGATAACATAGCATCTCTTGAGGGCAATATCCTCTCTCCGCCAGATCTTGACTTGTCTGAAAATCTGGAAACTAAG GATGTGTCATTGGCAGTTCATCTCCACGAGGAAATCTGTCAAGAACTGATGGAAGCTCATAAATCTATGATACCAAATGGAATCCCAGAACTGCAGAAGTTACAGACTAGGATCAAAGCATTCGAAAAGGTTCTAACAAAAGAGATGAAAGGGCTCTCCACACAGAAAACCCCAAACACCTCCTTCGAGCTAGAGTCTTCCGCGAAAGAGATTGAAGAGTTGAGTTCGGACCACAGCTTTGGTTCTGCGAAATACAAACAAAGGGAAGAGATGGACTTTGGAAATGAGCTAAATGGCAAACTCAAGTTGCTAAAAACAAGACCTGAGGTTTCTGAGGTTACTAGTAGGATTCTGATGAAAGATATCCCACTTGATCACGGTTCAAATGGTTCAATATTTGGACTAAGTAGGAGAAGTCGACGTAGGACTGATGACCAAATGCTCGAGTTATGGGAAACTGCCGAGGCCAAAACATTGAAATCATcacacaagaagaaaaagtctGTGGGCCATCAATTTGATGATGTGGAGCAAAAGAGGGAGCATCATCCCTCTTCAGAGTTAGAAATGGATAAGGAATTGGGTGTGGATAAATTAGCGGTACCCCCGAGTTTTAACGAGCCAAATCAGGTGCGGAACAAGAGGAAGCTTTTGGAGAGACTTGATTCAGATGCCCAGAAGCTGAACACCCTTCAGATCACAGTGGACGAACTGAGGAGGAAATTGGAAAcaagcaagaagaagaagaaaaaggccaAGAGTGTCGATTTTGAGACAGTAAAGGAACAGTTGGAAGAAGTTGAGGAAATGATCGTACAGCTGGCGGAGGTCAACAGCCAACTGACAAGGAAAATCGAAGTGGGTCCGTTGCAGATGGACGGTAAGGCTCTTTCACCTGAGATGGAGGCAGCGGGGAATTTTCAAAGGAAGAGAGTGTCAGAACAGGCGCGGAAAGGGTCTGAGAAAATCGGACGGTTGCAGTTGGAGGTTCAGAAAATCCAGTATGTGTTGCTGAAGCTAGACgatgaaaagaaaagcaaagggAAGCTCCGATTAGCCAGGAGTGGAACGAACATTATACTGAAGAACTTCATTTACAATGCAGGAAAGGGTAGCCCAAGACAGAAAAAGGGTTCTCTTTGCGGGTGTTTTAAACATTCAAGTCCTGGTGACGGTAACAGTATTAATGTGTTCCATTAA